From Pyrenophora tritici-repentis strain M4 chromosome 1, whole genome shotgun sequence, the proteins below share one genomic window:
- a CDS encoding MMT1, Co-Zn-Cd cation transporter encodes MTDYGATPPTPSSPAHVPRSSSHPRLTNSKLFLPLQNDASAISTRGHHLPSLLHHTRRPSTIRSNERRGSETDDEDLEAYRNGLMMPHDRDSDRRSSIGAHVLNTPQMRSQRLIGNSNPRYQWEKYYKSEEELKGMKKPVREYYERNNELLQNYLYIDRLLDSSLPHNLIQEYTNLESGSVKIPTTITEESSANSTPIPSIPGAKNGSNTPSLPSENGRSASSNSLNASNGNGATKPMVKRTPKNLYKVPEADENTPLLAREHAVDDDEEEALQNSKLKDWVPEEDEDTDSPIVKLALYVNLSANTALLIMKIVVTVLTSSLSVVASLVDAALDFLSTAIVWFTSWMIARQDRYAYPVGRRRLEPIGVLIFSVIMMTSFFQVGIEGVSRLSGPDHTIVQLTIPAVAIMTLTVVIKGMCWLWCRLIRNSSVQALAQDAMTDVVFNTFSILFPLVGYFAKIWWLDALGGILLSAYVIINWSATSAEHIRNLTGASATADERNILLYMTMRFAKSIKRIQGLQAYHAGDKLNVEVDIVVDESLSLRDSHDLGESLQYVLESVPYVDRAFVHIDYTDYNFPTHMSQQE; translated from the exons ATGACGGACTATGGAGCCACACCACCGACGCCCTCGTCGCCTGCGCATGTCCCCCGCTCTTCCAGCCACCCGCGTCTCACAAACTCCAAGCTGTTCCTTCCCCTCCAAAACGACGCCTCCGCAATCTCCACGCGCGGCCACCACCTCCCATCGCTGCTCCACCACACGCGCCGGCCTTCGACAATACGCAGCAACGAACGCCGCGGCAGTGAGACGGATGATGAGGACTTGGAAGCATACAGAAATGGCCTCATGATGCCGCACGACCGAGACTCTGATCGGAGGAGCAGCATTGGGGCCCATGTCTTGAACACGCCGCAAATGAGGAGCCAACGGCTGATTGGCAACTCCAACCCGCGATACCAATGGGAAAAGTACTACAAGAGTGAAGAGGAGCTCAAGGGCATGAAGAAGCCGGTACGCGAGTACTATGAGCGCAACAACGAGCTGCTCCAGAACTACCTGTACATTGACCGTTTGCTCGACTCGTCGCTTCCCCACAATCTGATTCAAGAGTATACCAATCTTGAATCCGGTTCCGTCAAGATCCCCACTACCATCACTGAGGAGTCTTCGGCCAACTCTACACCCATTCCAAGCATTCCTGGGGCCAAAAATGGTTCCAATACCCCTAGTCTGCCCAGCGAAAACGGGAGAAGCGCATCTTCAAACAGTCTCAACGCTAGCAACGGCAACGGGGCAACCAAGCCCATGGTCAAGCGTACACCCAAGAACCTTTATAAAGTTCCCGAGGCAGATGAGAACACACCACTACTTGCGCGCGAACATGCtgtcgacgacgacgaagaggaAGCACTACAAAACTCCAAGCTAAAGGACTGGGTAccagaagaagacgaagatACAGACAGTCCCATTGTCAAATTAGCTCTCTATGTCAACCTCAGTGCGAACACGGCCCTCCTCATCATGAAGATTGTCGTCACCGTCCTTACATCTTCGCTCTCCGTTGTCGCCAGTTTGGTCGATGCCGCACTTGACTTTCTCTCCACAGCCATAGTATGGTTTACGTCCTGGATGATTGCTCGTCAAGACCGTTACGCCTACCCTGTTGGTCGCCGGCGTCTTGAACCCATTGGCGTCCTAATCTTCTCCGTCATCATGATGACCTCGTTCTTCCAAGTCGGCATTGAGGGTGTTTCCAGACTTTCAGGGCCCGATCACACCATCGTTCAATTGACAATCCCTGCTGTTGCCATCATGACTTTGACTGTTGTCATCAAGGGAATGTGCTGGCTCTGGTGCCGTCTCATCCGCAACTCTAGCGTCCAGGCACTCGCTCAGGACGCCATGACTGACGTGGTCTTCAACACCTTCTCCATCCTCTTTCCGCTTGTAGGATACTTTGCAAAAATCTGGTGGCTCGACGCCCTTGGCGGTATCTTGCTCTCTGCTTATGTCATCATCAACTGGAGTGCGACTTCTGCCGAGCACATCCGCAACCTGACGGGTGCAAGTGCAACTGCTGACGAGCGGAACATCTTGCTCTACATGACCATGCGTTTCGCAAAGTCTATCAAGAGGATTCAAGGCCTGCAGGCATACCACGCTGGTGACAAGCTGAACGTGGAGGTCGACATTGTGGTTGACGAGAGCCTTAGTCTGAGGGACAGCCATGATTTGGGTGAGAGTCTGCAGTATGTCCTCG AAAGTGTACCATACGTCGATCGCGCCTTTGTACATATCGATTACACGGATTACAACTTCCCAACGCACATGTCTCAACAGGAATAG